The Virgibacillus phasianinus genome includes a window with the following:
- the sigH gene encoding RNA polymerase sporulation sigma factor SigH translates to MNVKQLETENDNLNMLDDDTIIQSIHRGDSRALDYLIHKYKNFVRAKARTYFLIGADKEDIVQEGMIGLYKAIRDFDSDKLSSFKAFAELCITRQIITAVKTSTRQKHIPLNSYVSLDKPVYDEESDRTLLDIIAGSRAIDPQELLINRERFADMETKLSELLSELEKKALHLYLDGRSYQEISVELKRHVKSIDNALQRVKRKFEQLLESREITL, encoded by the coding sequence GTGAACGTCAAGCAGCTCGAGACAGAAAACGATAACTTAAACATGCTTGATGACGATACTATTATTCAGTCGATTCATCGAGGCGATAGCCGTGCGCTTGATTATCTGATTCACAAATATAAAAATTTTGTGCGGGCCAAGGCACGCACCTATTTTTTAATTGGGGCGGATAAGGAAGATATTGTGCAAGAAGGCATGATTGGCCTTTATAAAGCTATTCGGGATTTTGATTCGGACAAGCTGTCCTCATTTAAGGCTTTTGCTGAATTGTGTATTACGAGACAAATTATTACAGCAGTAAAAACGTCAACACGACAAAAACACATCCCGCTCAATTCGTATGTGTCGCTTGATAAACCAGTCTATGATGAAGAATCTGATAGAACTCTATTAGATATTATAGCGGGATCCAGGGCGATAGATCCACAGGAATTACTCATAAATCGTGAAAGGTTTGCCGACATGGAAACGAAATTGTCGGAATTATTGAGCGAATTAGAGAAAAAGGCGTTGCACCTCTATTTGGATGGACGGTCCTATCAGGAAATATCAGTAGAATTGAAACGGCATGTGAAGTCTATTGACAATGCCCTTCAACGTGTAAAACGGAAGTTTGAACAGTTACTAGAGTCGCGGGAAATAACCCTGTGA
- a CDS encoding NYN domain-containing protein, producing the protein MDVLVVDGYNIIGDWDELKQLKEIDLEQARNRLIEKMAEYKAVSGYRVIIIFDAYYVPGISNAVSEYKVEIIYTKEHETADERIEKIVTELKNVVNQVYVATSDYAEQRTIFGRGALRKSARELHIELLDMETEIEKSIKQHKKARKNIKIPLTDDVLEKFEKWRRGNE; encoded by the coding sequence ATGGATGTACTAGTTGTAGATGGTTATAATATCATCGGAGATTGGGATGAATTGAAACAATTAAAAGAGATTGATCTGGAACAGGCACGCAACCGTCTAATTGAAAAAATGGCCGAGTATAAAGCTGTCAGTGGTTATCGGGTTATTATTATTTTTGATGCTTATTATGTTCCTGGAATTTCAAATGCGGTAAGTGAATACAAGGTGGAAATTATTTATACGAAGGAACATGAGACTGCTGATGAGCGGATTGAAAAGATAGTAACGGAGTTGAAGAATGTCGTAAATCAGGTATACGTTGCTACCTCGGATTATGCGGAGCAACGTACCATTTTTGGCAGAGGGGCGCTAAGAAAATCGGCTAGGGAATTACATATAGAATTACTGGACATGGAAACAGAAATTGAAAAAAGTATAAAGCAACATAAAAAGGCAAGAAAGAACATTAAAATTCCATTAACGGATGATGTTTTGGAAAAGTTTGAAAAATGGCGCCGTGGTAACGAATGA
- the rlmB gene encoding 23S rRNA (guanosine(2251)-2'-O)-methyltransferase RlmB, with translation MNHEIIIGKNPVFEALTSGHSVNKVLISDQLNINASKKVNQLAKTANTIVQKVPKSKLDQLVDGNHQGILAYVASYQYAELEDLFQVASTKNEAPFFIILDELEDPHNLGSILRTADATGVHGVIIPKRRSVGLTATVAKTSAGAIEHIPVARVTNIVATIEKLKSRNVWVVGTAADGTEDYRALDGTLSLALVIGNEGKGMSRLVQEKCDWTVSLPLKGKVSSLNASVACSLLLYEVFRKRFPLGE, from the coding sequence TTGAATCACGAAATCATTATTGGAAAAAATCCGGTATTTGAGGCGTTAACGTCAGGTCACTCAGTTAACAAAGTACTAATATCCGATCAACTGAACATAAATGCTAGTAAAAAAGTGAATCAATTGGCAAAGACCGCAAATACAATCGTTCAAAAGGTGCCAAAAAGTAAACTTGACCAACTGGTGGATGGGAATCATCAAGGAATCCTAGCCTATGTTGCCTCGTATCAATACGCTGAATTGGAGGATTTATTTCAAGTGGCGTCAACTAAAAATGAGGCACCATTTTTTATTATCCTGGATGAACTTGAGGACCCGCATAATTTAGGGTCTATCTTACGAACAGCTGATGCAACTGGGGTACACGGTGTTATAATTCCCAAACGGCGTTCAGTTGGACTGACGGCAACCGTTGCAAAAACATCTGCTGGTGCTATTGAACATATTCCGGTAGCACGTGTAACGAATATTGTAGCCACAATTGAAAAGTTAAAGAGCCGAAACGTGTGGGTAGTCGGAACTGCAGCGGATGGCACTGAGGATTATCGGGCACTTGACGGAACACTGTCGCTTGCGTTAGTCATTGGAAATGAGGGTAAAGGAATGAGCCGTCTAGTACAGGAAAAATGCGATTGGACCGTCAGTTTGCCATTAAAAGGAAAGGTTTCTTCACTAAATGCATCCGTGGCATGCAGCTTATTACTCTATGAAGTATTCCGGAAAAGGTTTCCGTTAGGAGAATAG
- a CDS encoding Mini-ribonuclease 3: MKLDVNQLKSLALAYMGDAVYEVSVREHLIRLGKVKPNDLHKQAIAFVSAKGQAKVILHWLDVKFLSDEEKRIVARGRNAKSGSIPKNTSVQTYRYSTAFEALIGYHHLLNNQERLTELVEHAIQFIEEGSV, encoded by the coding sequence ATGAAATTGGATGTTAATCAGCTGAAAAGCCTTGCACTGGCCTATATGGGTGATGCTGTTTATGAAGTGAGTGTTCGCGAACATTTAATCCGCTTAGGGAAAGTGAAGCCGAACGATCTTCATAAACAGGCAATTGCCTTTGTGTCAGCAAAGGGACAAGCTAAAGTTATTTTACATTGGCTGGACGTTAAGTTTCTTTCTGATGAAGAGAAACGCATTGTTGCACGGGGCAGAAATGCTAAATCAGGATCAATACCGAAGAACACCAGCGTTCAAACGTATCGTTACAGTACAGCTTTTGAAGCTCTAATAGGATACCATCACTTACTAAACAATCAGGAGCGGTTAACAGAACTAGTAGAACATGCAATACAATTTATTGAGGAAGGGAGTGTCTGA